In the genome of Cronobacter malonaticus LMG 23826, one region contains:
- the lptC gene encoding LPS export ABC transporter periplasmic protein LptC — translation MSKTRRWVIILLALAALVLIGINVADQDESGPTTVNSNEPTYQSEQSNTVVYSPEGALNYRLIAQHVEYFSDDGVSWFTQPVMTTFDTNKVPTWSVKADRAKLTNDRMLYLTGHVEVNALTPDSQLRKITTDKAEINLVTQDVTSDTLVTLYGTSFNSSGLKMRGNLRSKNAELIEKVRTSYEIQNKQTQP, via the coding sequence ATGAGTAAGACCAGACGCTGGGTCATTATCCTGCTGGCGCTGGCCGCGCTGGTGCTGATTGGCATTAACGTGGCCGATCAGGATGAAAGCGGGCCGACGACGGTAAACAGCAACGAGCCGACATACCAGAGCGAGCAGTCGAATACGGTGGTCTATAGCCCGGAAGGCGCGCTCAACTACCGCCTGATCGCGCAGCACGTCGAATATTTTTCTGACGACGGCGTCTCCTGGTTTACGCAGCCCGTGATGACCACCTTCGATACCAATAAAGTGCCGACCTGGTCGGTCAAGGCGGATCGTGCCAAACTGACCAATGACAGGATGCTCTATCTGACCGGTCATGTGGAAGTGAACGCGCTGACGCCAGATTCACAGTTACGCAAAATTACGACCGACAAGGCGGAGATCAACCTGGTCACCCAGGACGTTACCTCTGATACGCTTGTTACTCTTTACGGCACCAGCTTTAATTCCAGCGGCCTGAAAATGCGCGGGAACCTTCGCAGCAAAAATGCCGAGCTGATAGAAAAGGTTAGAACCTCCTATGAAATCCAGAATAAACAAACTCAGCCTTAA
- the lptA gene encoding lipopolysaccharide ABC transporter substrate-binding protein LptA: MKSRINKLSLNLVLTSTLLAAGFPAFALTGDTEQPIHIESDQQSLDMQGNVVTFTGNVVVTQGSIKINADKVVVTRPGGEKGKEVIDGYGNPATFYQMQDNGKPVKGHAAKMHYELQNDFVVLTGNAYLEQLDSNIKGDKITYLVKEQKMQAFSEKGKRVTTVLVPSQLQNKDGTSQAPAQNKSN; this comes from the coding sequence ATGAAATCCAGAATAAACAAACTCAGCCTTAATCTCGTACTCACCAGTACGCTGCTGGCGGCAGGCTTCCCGGCGTTCGCGCTGACGGGCGATACCGAACAGCCTATCCACATTGAATCTGACCAGCAGTCGCTGGACATGCAGGGTAACGTGGTCACGTTTACCGGCAACGTCGTCGTGACCCAGGGCTCGATTAAAATCAACGCGGATAAAGTCGTCGTGACGCGCCCTGGCGGCGAGAAAGGCAAAGAAGTGATTGACGGCTACGGCAATCCGGCCACGTTCTATCAGATGCAGGACAACGGCAAGCCGGTGAAAGGTCATGCCGCCAAAATGCACTACGAGCTGCAAAACGACTTTGTGGTGCTGACCGGCAACGCCTACCTTGAGCAGCTCGACAGCAATATCAAAGGCGACAAAATCACTTATCTCGTAAAAGAGCAGAAAATGCAGGCGTTCAGCGAGAAAGGCAAACGCGTCACCACCGTACTGGTGCCGTCGCAGTTGCAAAATAAAGATGGTACCTCACAGGCGCCAGCCCAGAACAAGAGTAACTAA
- the lptB gene encoding LPS export ABC transporter ATP-binding protein encodes MATLIAKHLAKAYKGRRVVEDVSLTVNSGEIVGLLGPNGAGKTTTFYMVVGIVPRDAGDIIIDDENISLLPLHARARRGIGYLPQEASIFRRLSVYDNLMAVLQIRDDLSTEQREDRAKELMEEFHIDHLRDSLGQSLSGGERRRVEIARALAANPKFILLDEPFAGVDPISVIDIKRIIEHLRDSGLGVLITDHNVRETLAVCERAYIVSQGHLIAHGTPDEILQDEQVKRVYLGEEFRL; translated from the coding sequence ATGGCAACACTCATTGCGAAACACCTGGCGAAAGCCTACAAAGGCCGCCGCGTAGTGGAAGATGTCAGCCTGACGGTGAATTCAGGCGAGATTGTCGGCCTGCTTGGCCCGAACGGCGCAGGTAAAACCACGACATTCTATATGGTGGTGGGCATCGTGCCGCGCGACGCGGGCGATATCATCATTGATGATGAAAATATCAGTCTGCTGCCACTGCACGCCCGCGCGCGTCGCGGTATCGGCTATCTGCCGCAGGAGGCGTCGATCTTCCGCCGCCTGAGCGTCTATGACAACCTGATGGCCGTCCTGCAGATTCGCGACGATCTCAGCACCGAGCAGCGTGAAGATCGCGCCAAAGAGCTGATGGAAGAGTTCCACATCGACCATCTGCGCGACAGCCTCGGTCAGTCGCTTTCCGGCGGTGAACGCCGTCGCGTCGAGATCGCCCGCGCGCTGGCCGCGAACCCAAAATTTATCCTGCTGGATGAACCCTTCGCCGGCGTCGACCCGATTTCGGTTATCGACATCAAACGCATTATCGAGCATCTGCGCGACAGCGGCCTCGGCGTGCTGATTACCGACCACAACGTGCGTGAGACGCTGGCCGTCTGCGAACGCGCCTACATCGTAAGCCAGGGCCACCTTATCGCCCACGGCACGCCTGATGAAATCCTGCAGGACGAACAGGTTAAACGCGTATACCTTGGGGAAGAGTTCAGACTCTGA